The Ogataea parapolymorpha DL-1 chromosome III, whole genome shotgun sequence nucleotide sequence CGCCTCCAGACTCTCGCCGGGCCAGCCAGGCCGGCCAAGGCCGCAAAAAAAGACGCAGGGGCGGAGTGCTGGGATTTAAGGAGCTGGCATCCAAGTCGAACCTGAGTCCATGGCATTTCCACCGTGTGTTCAAGTCCGTCACGGGACAGACCCCAAAGGCCTACGGAGACAAATGTTGGGAATTTATCAATAAACAGGAGCGCAAACACCCGGTTGTTCACAGGAGAAGAGAATCCATAGTTATCGACACGCGAATTGCCAATCCAACGCTTTCtggcgacgacgacgacaagtCTGCCAGAGGCAGCACGCCTGAAGCTGACAGGGAGCCAGTGCAGCACGCCCCAGCTGCCGAGCCTACCGAACCAATGGGGCTTATGGAGACCGTCGAGCCTGCGCCTCCGCTCGCACCGTTGGCGCCTGCCGCCTCAACCACCGCCCCTGCAGTTGAGCCAGAGCAGCTGTTCAAGTCCGACCTGTCCCTGAGCGCGCCTGCAGACCTAAACTCGCCGCTCGAGGCCACCACGCCACTGTTTTACGACCCAGGCCAAATCACCGTGCCGCCTTCTGCCACCGTGTCGCCGATTATGCCTTCCACAGCCGACTCTTCGGCCACGTCGTTCCAGTGGTTTGACGAGATTGAGGATTTGTTTCCGCCAAAGGCCGCAGATCTTAACTTTGAGCTCGAGTCGTACCAATACACGCCTTCGATGGCCTACATTACCAACCAGCAGGCGcagctgcagaaacagcggCAGTTGGAGGAGACCGAACTCGCGGATGATTGGCTGTCCGGGTTCAAGGACGATCATCAGGACTTTCTGGTTAGAGACGAATTAACGAACTACATTGGATAAATTTGGGAATCGCTTACGTATGAGGCTATATTATAAATGATAATATGAGATAATTTGATGACTCAGAGGTCGATTTCGCCCACCATCTCGTCTACGCTGCTGAGGTCGGCGTCGCTCGAGTCCGactcgtcttcctcctggTCCGCGCCGCCGTTGCGGATTGTGGCTGGGTCCGCGTAATTTTTGACATACATTTTAACCTTCTCCACATACAAATTCTTATCTCTCATGTAGAGCGAGCTTGCGTCCCCGTTGAGCGGGTCTGCGGCATTCGGATAGTTGAGTAGCTGCGGCAGAAACGTCTCGAAgatgttgaagatgtcAAACATGGGCGACCACGTCTGGTTGATCACGTCCAGACACACCGAGCCACTGGACTCGTCTATGTTGGGGTGGAAGATCTTGTTCTGGAACCCGATCGACGGCGACTTGTACGGGTATTGGTCAGGCAGCTCCACGTGGATCCGCCACAGCCCACCCTCGTACGGCGAGTCCTTGGGGCCTTCGAAATTCACATAGAACTCTTGCATGTTGTCGTCCACCAGACTCACCTCGTAGTCGCTCATCAGTCTGCCGGTTAGTACGCCGTGCTTGGCACACTTACAGTTTCATCACATCGCTCTCAATGCGCCGTTTAGGAGAACTGGCCGTTAGTACGCTGGAAGTACCGGACTTACCTCATAGTTGCTAGATAAGAAAAGGGGCAAACTTTTTTTACAGCACAAAAATcattattttatttcacTCTATAGTACACGCTGCTTTCAAAAGAGCCCTGTTCCTCAGTGTCGTCCATTCCGGCGTTCAAATCCTCATTATCCTTCACCTCGTAGATCACTTTGTTGTATTTATCACAATATTCGTTGAAGATGGCGTTGTTTTGCTCGCGTAGCGACCCGTCGGAAGGGTTCAGAAACTCTTTCTCGAGCCGCGTGATGATCGTGTCCaactcttccagctcgtcgtccacgCTATCCCGCGTCTCCATCTCGCTATCGGCCTGCTCCAGCCGGCTCTTCCATTCTTCCAAGTACGCCAGGCTGTCCTGGCCCATCACGTCGCCGATGGTGACCTGTCCCACGTCCGCCGTCTGTCCACCAAACAGCTTTAGTAGGAGCTCATTTTGCACCACGTATTTAGCCGCAAGGTCGGCCTTGAGCGTGATACTGGAcatgaaaataaataaattaaaaaataattattttttcatgCTTCCTATAGACCTCATTTCCCTGCCGTACCAAATAGTGCTCATCGACAACAGACAATTGGACGGCATTCTCATGGCAATTGACGACCAGCGCAATTTGCTGCTTTCCGACGTGTACGAGCATTCAGGCTCGCAAACAAGACATTTGGGTCTCGTGTCGGTGCCGAAGAACACCATCAagtctgtgctggtggacaaaAACGAGTACGCAAAGGCTCAACGCTACAGGGAACGCCAGGCATGAATAATGATACTTTACTATAGCCAATACTAGCGATCACTCCTCGCTGCTCTCGCCATCGACGCTCGGTGCCACACTGGCCCCACGCAGAGTCACGTCTTCGTCGTAGCCACTCTTATTCAGCGTCCAGCTCAAATAGTCCGCGTCGTTACTCTCCTGCAGAGTGCCCAAGTCACCAGGAGTCATGCTGCCGTTCACATACCGGTCGCGGGGCGATCCAGGAACGCTCAACGGCCGCGAGATCTTAATTCCGGCGCTGTCAAACGGATTCGACGAGTGCTTGAACTGCTCGGGATACGCTCTTCTGAGCGCCAACGCACGAGCCTTGACGTACTCCAAACCCATCCGTTTCCAGTCCAGCAGGTCGCTCAGACGCTCGACACGATTTCTTTGGTTGATCCGCTGTCTTCTTGACTTTTGCGTGAAGTCAAACATCTGCTGACACAGCTGGTTGATGCTCTCGTCCACACCTTTCATCCGACGGTCGACAACGTATATTCCATAGTCCTCCGAGTTCTCGATTAGGTCCTCCATATAGCACCCGAATCCAGAAAGATTCGTTGTGATGGACGGGATTCCCATCACGGTGCACTCGGCAGGGGTGTATCCCCAGGGCTCGTAGTAGGATGGGAACACGCCCAGATGACAGCCTCTGACGAACTCGTCATAGTCCAAAGGAAGAACAGGGTTGCTGGAGTTGAGGAATTCAGGGTGGAAGATGATTTTCACGCGATCCTCGCTGGTGTTGAACAGATGACACTGGCGGATTTGGTTGAGGATCGGGTCGTTTGCGTCATCCACCATGTTGTGGGTCACAATTGGAGGCAGCGAGTCTCTTTTTAGCGCAAACATGCGTCTCTTCAAGTTGACTCTGTCTGCCGGCTTGAGGAGATCGTCCAACGAAGGCAGCTCGATCTGCGTCGAGTTCTGCATGCTAATCGGCTGCTGGCAGAACTCGAAGAGTCGCTTGCCCATAAGGTTCTGGACGTCCTTGATGGTGGactccagctgcttgatcACTGCCTGGCCACGCAGCGTGTCCACCGTGTACGACTTGGTGGCTGCCGGCATGATGATGAAGGCGACCACGTTCATCTCAGAATTGATCGACTTGAGCCGGTGGTTGAGTCTGGCGAGCGCCTCGATGAAGAAGTCCACACCTTTGTTTCTATACTCGTATCTTCCTGCAATGAAAAAATAGAGAGTGTTTTCGAGCTTGAAGCTGAGCTGTCCGTAGAAGTGGCCGCGGACAAactcgttgatcttctcctttttctctgcATGGAGGTTTTGGAACTCGTGCACGGCCTGGAATTTGACCACGTTCAGCCCGTTGGGCAGGACGCCATCAGGCTTCCGTTTCAATAAATGTTCACTTTCGTATGCAGTAATGTGGGACACCGTGGTGAAGACGTCTGCCGAGTGTGCCGCAGCACGCTCGATGCAGTACCGGTGGTATATGCCTCTTTTTCCCGCCTCGTAGTCCACGTCGAACTTATCGAGATTGTTGTAGAAGTCAACACTGCCCGCACATAGATATCTACCCAGCAAGGTAGCGTGGGTGGTGAAGATGGTGCAGCAGTCAATCTTGCGCTGGCGGCACAGCGGGATCGCAACACCAGCCAGCCACTCGTGCGCATGCAGTATAATTGCACGCTCCGTCTCGTGACAGCACAGCTCGCCGATGAACCACGCCGTCAGGTAACCGAGCATGACTGCATCGTTTGTTTCGACGTCACTTTCGGGCGACGGAATGCCTGCCAGGCTCCACAGATCTGCCTTCCATTCGTTCAAGTACGGGAAGGCCGACCCGATGTCGAAAAGAATCACCCGGGGGGCTCCCTCAATCAGCCAACGGCCGTACAGG carries:
- a CDS encoding Ubiquitin-conjugating enzyme E2 8; translation: MSSPKRRIESDVMKLLMSDYEVSLVDDNMQEFYVNFEGPKDSPYEGGLWRIHVELPDQYPYKSPSIGFQNKIFHPNIDESSGSVCLDVINQTWSPMFDIFNIFETFLPQLLNYPNAADPLNGDASSLYMRDKNLYVEKVKMYVKNYADPATIRNGGADQEEDESDSSDADLSSVDEMVGEIDL
- a CDS encoding Glycogen [starch] synthase, with amino-acid sequence MSRKVEKHLLFEVATEVANRVGGIYSVLKSKAPVTVAEYRERYTLIGPLNHRSASVEVEELPVHNAALKATLDSMESRGIRYLYGRWLIEGAPRVILFDIGSAFPYLNEWKADLWSLAGIPSPESDVETNDAVMLGYLTAWFIGELCCHETERAIILHAHEWLAGVAIPLCRQRKIDCCTIFTTHATLLGRYLCAGSVDFYNNLDKFDVDYEAGKRGIYHRYCIERAAAHSADVFTTVSHITAYESEHLLKRKPDGVLPNGLNVVKFQAVHEFQNLHAEKKEKINEFVRGHFYGQLSFKLENTLYFFIAGRYEYRNKGVDFFIEALARLNHRLKSINSEMNVVAFIIMPAATKSYTVDTLRGQAVIKQLESTIKDVQNLMGKRLFEFCQQPISMQNSTQIELPSLDDLLKPADRVNLKRRMFALKRDSLPPIVTHNMVDDANDPILNQIRQCHLFNTSEDRVKIIFHPEFLNSSNPVLPLDYDEFVRGCHLGVFPSYYEPWGYTPAECTVMGIPSITTNLSGFGCYMEDLIENSEDYGIYVVDRRMKGVDESINQLCQQMFDFTQKSRRQRINQRNRVERLSDLLDWKRMGLEYVKARALALRRAYPEQFKHSSNPFDSAGIKISRPLSVPGSPRDRYVNGSMTPGDLGTLQESNDADYLSWTLNKSGYDEDVTLRGASVAPSVDGESSEE